The uncultured Umboniibacter sp. genome includes the window CGTTGGGCCTTACCTCTTCCCTTTTTGCATCCCTCAGCTTCGCGCTATTGCGCCGAAGATGCCCTTGGTGATTGAGGAGAACTACACCGCGGTGCTCCGGAAGCAGCTTCGCGACGGTGCCCTGGATGTAATCATTATAGCGCTGCCATTCTCGGAGCCAGATGTGATTGTTGAGCCCCTCTACGATGAGCGTTTTGTTGTCCTACTTCCCGCTGATCACCCGTTAACGGCTAAAACTGAAATTGTGGCAGGCGAGTTAGCGGATGAAAACATCCTCTTCTTAGGAGGCGGGCATTGTTTTCGAGATCAAGTTTTGGCGGTCGATCCAGTTATTCAATACTCCTTCGAGCATCGCAAAGAAGCGATGCTTGGCGGTGAGGGAAGCTCCATTGAAACCCTACGCCACATGGTAGCCTCGGGGTTGGGTATTACTATTCTTCCAGCCAGTGCCGCGGACCTTTCGAACTATCAAGCAGGGATGTTAGAGGTGAGACCTTTTACAGCGCCTGAACCTACCCGCACGATTGCGCTGGCATATCGGGCAAGCTTTACCCGTCGCGAAGCGGTAATGGCCCTCAAACAAGCTGCTTTGTTATGTCCATTGAACAAACCTCAATAGCACGCGTTCCGGTTGGTGAGCTAAAGGGCGTTGGCAAGGCGCTCACGGAGAAGCTCGCCAAGATTCATATCCACTCGCTGCAGGATATTCTGTTTCATCTACCGGCTCGCTATGAGGATCGCACGCGTGTCTGCCCTATTGGTCATATTCGTCTTAGCGATCATGTTCTTATTCAAGCTGAGGTAGTGTCCTGTGAGGTGGTATTTGGTCGGCGCAGAGCGCTGCGAATAGTTGTTAAAGATGGTTCAGGGCAGATTGCTCTGAGGTTCTTTCGCTTTGGCGCCAACCTTAGACAGCAGCTTGTCCCAGGAACTACTTTACAGGCATGGGGCGAAGCGCGGCGCGGAGCGAGTAGTTTAGAGATGTATCATCCGGAAATGAAAATTGTTGCCGAAGGGGAGCCTATGCCCGCTTTAGCTGACCGTCTTACGGCTGTTTACCCTACCACCGAAGGTTTGCCGCAAGCACGGATGCGCAGTCTGGCCGATCAAGCTCTTGAGCGTCTGGGTAGTCTCGATGTTGATCAATTACTCCCGAAATCAATGACGAGTTCGCTCCGATTGCCGTCGCTGAGTGAAGCACTGCAACTCATCCATAAGCCCACTCCCGATGTTTCAACCCGGGACCTGGCCGAGGGGAGCCATCCTGCTATTCAGCGACTGGTTATTGAGGAGCTAATTGCCCATCGTCTTAGTATGCTAAAGCTTCGTTCTGAGTACCGAAGAAAAGCTGCGTTGGTGTTGCCAAGGCCAAATGAACTCGAAGCCAAATTCCTCAGTCAGCTGAGTTTCAAGCTAACCAATGCCCAAGCTCGAGTCGTGGATGAAGTCAGTCAGGACCTTAGTAAGCCGGAGGCAATGCTGCGGCTCGTTCAAGGTGATGTAGGTTCCGGAAAAACGGTAGTTGCTGTAATCAGTGCGCTGCACGCGGTGGCAAAGGGTTCGCAGGCTGTGGTGATGGCTCCCACCGAGATTCTCGCCGAGCAGCATTACTTTAGTTTTAAGGAGTGGCTGGAGCCGTTAGGAGTCAAAGTGGTTTGGCTAGCGGGGAAGATAGGCGCTAAGCTACGTCGCGAGACCTTGGTTCAGATCGCCGAGGGTAGTGCAGATCTTATTGTTGGTACCCATGCGGTTTTTCAGCCGGACGTTGCTTACCATCAGCTAGCCCTAGCCGTTATTGATGAGCAGCATAGGTTTGGCGTTGATCAGCGGCTGGCGTTGCGTCAAAGGGGCATCGAGAGTGGCTGTGCGCCTCACCAACTGATTATGACCGCGACCCCCATTCCTCGTACGTTAGCGATGACTGCTTATGCTGATCTCGATTGCTCGGTGATAGATGAATTACCACCCGGGCGAACACCTATTCAAACCTTACTTGTAAGTAATCAGCGTCGCGCGGAGGTTGTTGAACGAGTCCACGCAGCATGTTCAGGCGGGCAGCAAGCCTACTGGGTGTGTACTCTGATTGATGAATCCGAAGTGGTTGAGGCTGAAGCTGCCGAGGAGACCTGTCAGCTACTCCAAGCTGCGCTGCCATCTCTATCTATAGGCTTAGTCCACGGGCGCATGAAAGCGGCCGAAAAGGCGCAGGTAATGGCGGACTTCAAGGCTAAAAAGCATCATTTGCTGGTGGCAACCACGGTGATTGAGGTGGGTGTCGACGTTCCGAACGCCTCGGTAATGATAATTGAAAACCCGGAGCGCTTAGGGCTCTCACAGCTCCATCAGTTACGCGGTAGAGTGGGACGCGGGACGCGTGAGAGCTTCTGTATCTTGATGTATTCAACACCGCTCTCGCAAAATGGCAAAGCTAGATTAGGAGTGATGCGAGAGAGCACCGATGGCTTCGTGATTGCTGAAAAAGATCTCGAACTTCGTGGTGCGGGTGAGTTATTAGGTACTCGTCAAACTGGCGATGCAAGCTTTAAGATTGCTCATCTCGAGCGAGACAGTCACCACCTAGATGATGTGGCCGAATTAACTGAACAGTTTCTACAGGACTACCCGGAGCGAGCCCAGCCGTTAATCGACCGATGGCTCGCGGGGGCAGAGGTATTCGCTAACGCTTAGTTAGCGTTGGCGAATACGTCGCGGTTAAGTTTATTCTCTTTGACGGCTACCACCGTTGATACCGCGGCATCGCCAGAGACGTTGATGGCGGTACGAATCATATCGAGTAGACGGTCTACGCCGAGAATAATAGCAACGCCTTCAACTGGCAGTCCTGCCTGCTGCAATACCATTGATAGAGTGATTAGACCTACGCCTGGCACACCGGCGGTACCAATCGATGCCAAGGTTGCTGTAAGAATAACGGTTAGATAGCCAAGTAGACCGATATCAATACCATAAATCTGCGCAATGAATACCGTCGCCACCCCTTGCATGATGGCCGTGCCGTCCATGTTGATGGTTGCACCAAGTGGTATGGTAAACGATGCCACTGAATTGTGGATACCAATTTTCTCTTCGGCCACTTCCATGGTGACGGGCATGGTCGCGTTTGAACTAGCGGTTGAAAAGCCCATCGAGAGAGCAGGGCGCATTTTCTTGAAAAACATCAGTGGGCTGAGCCCTGCAATAAACTTTACCAAGCCGCCGTAGACAAAGGTGGCGTGGAAGATTAGGACAAATACCAGCGTTGCGATGTACCAAAATAGCGAGCCCAGTGCGCCCACATCCAGCGTAAAGAACAGCTTCGCCAAGAGGCAGAAAACACCATAGGGTGCGAAGTTCATTAAGATATTTACCATCTTCATGATCACTTCGTTGAAGTTGTTGAAGGTGGAGGCAACGCGGGTGCCAAAATCACCGGCCTGTGACACGGCAACACCAAATAGAATAGCGAACACAATCACTTGTAGCATGTTGCCTTCAACCATCGCCGCAAAGGGGTTGCTTGGGAACATGCCAACTACAACATCAATCAACGGGGGAGATTCTTTCGCACTGAAAGCGTCAGCGCCAGGAAGCTCTAGAGAGATTCCATCGCCCGGATTGACGATGTTGGCAAAGAAGAGGGCAAGGGTAATAGCGATACACGTGGTTATGACGTAGAGGCCAACGGTTCTGAAGGCAATAGCCCCCATACGAGAGTTCGAACCCAGTGACGATGTTCCGCAAACTAAGCTGACAAAAACCAGAGGAACAACTAATAGTTTCAACGAGTTGACGAAAATTTGCCCACCCATGTCGAATAGACCATCCGCTAGCCAAATACCATAAAAATTGGTGATGGGGTTATCAGGGAAGAGGCTACCGAGTAGCTGCATTAGTAGCCCTAATGCTATACCCGCTAACATGGCCAGCAGGATCTTACTTGTTAGGCTTAAGTTCATTGTATCCTCATTGGGCTGGGCCCACTGTTTATTCATGGTTATTAGTTAACTGATGCTACCTGTCTACGCAGCGCTATTCAAATTAGGCCATGACCTTTGGCAGCGATTTAGCCAGCGAAGCTTTCTCTGAGATCGAACTGCCACCGAGACTGAAGCCAATCAGTGCCCCCGAGACATTATAGGCCAACGCTTTTACTCCACCTTCCACATGTTCGACCTGCCAATGAACTGGGGTTTCTGGTGTGGTGTCAGGTGGGTTCGTTACAATGGGAAAGCGAGAGGTCTTAATGGTCACTGGCATCGCTGGGTAACTAACGGCCGTTGGTGTGCCTGATAATGTTTGCGCAAGCGCTCTGACACATTGCATCAAAGGCATGACATAATAAAGTAAGTGTCCATCCACCTCTGCGCAATCGCCCAGGGCGTAGACATGTTTCACTGAGCTACGAAGCTCTCGATCGACTTGTATTCCTCGCTCGCACGCTAACCCGCTCTGACGGGCTAATTGGGTTCTAGCTCTCACTCCCACCGCACTCAAAACGATATCAGCAGCTAATTCAGTGCCATTGTTAAGGGTAGCGACCACACCATCTTTGTCTTCCCGAATGGCAGTGACCGCAGTACTGAGATGCAGATCGATGCCCTCTTCCGTAAATTGGCTGACGAGTGCATTGCCAATAGCTTCGTGGCAAAGGTTACTAAGGAGTGTAGGCTGAAGTTCAACTAGGCTAATTTTCGCGCCCGTTGTAAGTAGGTCGTTGGCGTATTCACAACCAATAAGTCCGCCGCCGATAATAAGGATTCGCTGAGCGGTTTTGGCGGCTTCCTGAAACTCGGCGAATTGCTCAAGGTCATTGACAGCAAACGTCTTGCTCTGAGCGGTATTCTCGATAGGCAGGTTGATGGTTTCAGAGCCCGCGGCGATGACGAGATCGCGATAGTTAAGCTGTGTTCCGTCAAAGGAAAGCACACGCTTATGCGTGTCGATGGCGTCAACGCTAACAAAGGTATGGATGGTCGCACTTAACTGCTCAGCCATTTTACCTGCGTCGGCCATTGTTAGGCCTTCTGCCGTTTTGTCTTTGCTGAAGGCAGTTGACAGCATGGGTTTGGAGTAGCTTCTGCCACTATCCTGCGTCAACATTATTAGCGGTGTTGACGAGTCGCGCTTACGCCACTCGCGCGCAAGATTGTAGGCGGCGAGGCCCGTGCCGATGATGACGAGCGGAGCGTCTTGGTTAGACATAGGTGTCCCTTAACTCGATAAAAATGATCAATTTTCTAGTACCGCACCAGTAACCGCGAAGACAAATCTGGTAGCTGAGCGCTAGTACTTAACGTTAGAATAGCCTTAAATCATAACATGGCTTCGCATTATCATGTGGCAACCTGCTGACAAAATTTCCTCACAACTACCGCAGTCTATTGGTCGCTGGCTGTGCGAGCGAGGATCACTTACTGAACAGCTGTCCAATTGGTGTCGTCATGATATTCGTGTCTCTGTGCTCCGGCAGGATTGGATTAAGGTCATGGATGAGGAGGCTTTGCTGCTGGGGATTTCCCTCGACCAAGGTGCGTTAGTTAGAGAAGTGCTCTTATCGAGTGACACTACCCCTTTAGTCTTCGCCCGAACGGTGATTCCAGACTCCGCGCTAAAAGATAGTTTTGAGTTTATCGCGGAGCTGGGGGATCAACCTTTAGGGCATTGGCTGTTCGCCAATCCTGACGTTCAGCGTGGTGAGATTGAGATACAAATGGCGCAACCGGAGCAGCATCAATTTGAGACGCGGCATTGGGGCCGAAGGTCACTATTTAGTTACGGTAAACGCCAGATCCTCGTCGCCGAATATTTTTTGCCCAGCTTTGTGGAGTTATTGAATGCTTAAGCGCTATATTCCAGCAAACTATTTACCCTACTACCACCTAATGCGCGTCGACCGACCTATCGGCACGCTCCTATTGCTGTGGCCAACTTACATGGCCCTGTTTCTAGCAGCTGGTGGATTCCCTAGCTGGCAGAATTTCGCTATCTTTACTCTGGGTGTGTTTCTAATGAGGTCGGCGGGCTGTGTCATCAACGACTATGCGGATCGGAACGTTGACGGTCATGTGGCACGTACCTCACAACGACCATTGGCGAGTGGAATAGTCAAGCCAGGTAGCGCGCTCAAGCTTTTTGCCGCACTTATTGCCATGGCCTTTGTGGTCGTGCTGCTTACTAACCCATTCACTGTGCTGTTATCAGTTGGCGCTTTGTTGTTGGCGTCAACGTATCCATTTATGAAGCGATACACACATCTTCCCCAAGTCGTTTTGGGTGCGGCTTTTGCTTGGGCTGTGCCGATGGCTTTTGCAGCAGAGCGCAATACCATCCCTCCAGAAGCGTGGTTGCTCTATGCGATTGTGGTGTTGTGGGCAGTGATCTACGACACCTTTTACGCAATGGCTGACTATGAAGATGATCTAAAGATCGGGGTAAAGTCCACGGCCGTGCTGTTTGGTTCAATGGCGCCGACTATTATTCTAGGGATGCAGGTGGCGATGATTGCGATGCTGCTGCTATTAGCTCATCGTTTTCAGTTGGGAGTCTTCTTTATGGCGGCTATTGGTATCACTGCGGGCTTATTCGCCTATCAGCAGTCATTGGTTCGCGGAGATTTGCCAAAACCCTTCGAGGCGTTCCTCAACAATCATTGGATTGGTCTCGTTCTTTTTGTCGGCATCGCCTTGACTCTGTTGCTATAGTTTAAGTGTTGTCATACGGCTGTCACAAAAGCGTTGTTCAATATCCCCAAGGGTGATTGAATGATGATACGAGGAGATTAGTCTTGAACAAACTAAAGGTGCTAATTGTTGACGATGAAGCGGCAATTCGCGATATGGTTGCGATGTCGCTCGAACTTTCTGGATTTGGTTGTATCCAGGCTGAAAATGGCCTCGATGCGCTCGCCTTAATTGTGGATGAGAAGCCTGACCTAGCATTGGTAGACTGGATGATGCCCGAGATGTCGGGGATTGAACTAACTCGTCGCCTTCGGCGCGATGGAATTCTTAACGAGATGCCAGTAATCCTTCTCACCGCAAAAGCGGAGGAAGACAATAAAATTAGCGGGCTAGAATCCGGCGCAGATGACTATATTACCAAGCCGTTTTCGCCACGCGAATTAATTGCGAGGATTAAGTCAACGCTCCGTCGAGCTGGTAAGCTAGATGCGGAGCGCAGCATTTCAGTAGCCGATCTGGCTATCGAGCCAGCGAGTCAGCGGGTTAAGATTGGTACGCAGACAGTCAAACTAGGACCGATTGAGTATCGACTGTTATACTATTTTGCTACTCATCAGGATCGAGTGCACAGTCGAGAGCAGCTACTCGACAAGGTCTGGGGCGCAAACGTATATGTCGAAGAACGTACCGTTGATGTGCATATTAGACGTCTTCGTAAAGCGTTAAGTGTAGATGGGCACGAAGATTTGATTGAAACAGTCCGCGGTAGCGGTTACTTGTTTAATTCTAAACTCACAACGGAGTAACGAGTGCAAGCCACACGCTATCGAGGCCTAATCGCCGAACTCAAGCGCGCAGCAATTATTATTGGACTGTGCCTGCTGGCTGGCATCCTTTTAGGTCAGCCTTTGGCGGGGTTGGTCGTGGGTAATATCGCCTATTTCTTTTTGCTCTTTCGCGAGGCTAAAGAATTTTATCGTTGGTTTGAGGGTAAGAGCTCGGCCCTTCCCGAGGCCAACCAAGTGCTCGTAGATGTCGCCGAGGCCATTCACTTTATTCGGGCCAGTCACCGTAAAACCAAGCGTCGCTTGCAGCAGCAATTAAGTCGAGTTGAGAAAAGTACTTCAGCGCTAGCCGATGGTGTGGTGGTGATTGCAGAGGGCGACTGTCTGCAGTGGTGGAATGCCGCAGCTGGAAGCATGTTAAAACTCGAAGCGAGAAGCGACTCGGGACAGGCTATTACCAACTTCGTTCGGGACCCGTCATTTTTTGCTTACCTTGAAGCAAAAGACTACTCGCGACCTTTTCAACTTGAGCCTAGCGGCGACGGCGCTCAAGTATTGCAACTTCAGGTCACTCAGTACGGAGGCAATGAGCGCCTAATCGTACTTCGAGATGTGACCCACGTGACCCAGCTAGAGCAGATGCGTAAGGACTTCGTCGCCAATGTCTCACACGAGCTGCGCACGCCTTTAACGGTGTTAAAAGGTTACTTCGAGACCTTCGAAGATTTCGGCGAAATGCTGCCACCGAACATCTCTAAAGGGCTACAACAGATGTCCTCGCAGGTGGAGCGCATGAATGAGACCGTTGAAGATTTGATGCTGTTATCGCGCCTTGATGAATCCGATACGCTGAAAACGAGTGGCTTGTTGGATTTGTCTGCCTTGGCTCGGCGAGTTATGGGCGCCGCGCAAGAGTTGTCGGCGGAACGGCACGAATTTTTAGATGAAATTGAAGATGGTCATAATATTATGGGTGTCGAGACGGAGCTCTACTCAGCGCTTAGCAATATTGCTTTTAATGCGGTGAAGTATTCGCCAGATGGCGGCACTATTCGCTTTCGGCTCCGGATAAAAGGAGAGAAGCTCTCGTTCGGGGTTAAGGATGAGGGTGTTGGTATCGAACCCAAGCATATTCCTCGCCTGACCGAACGATTTTATCGAGCCGATAGTTCACGAAACCGAAAAATTGGTGGCACGGGTCTAGGGCTTGCTATTACCAAGCATGTCTTACTGCGCCATCAGGCAGAAATGAAAATTCTAAGCTGGCCTGGAAAGGGAAGCACCTTTCGGGCAATCTTTCCCCGCCTTAAAACGTCTTCAGAGCTGGACCCTCAGAGCTCAGCTCGAACAAAGGTTGGCACTGCGGTAGACGATTGATCAGGGCTATACACATAGCCATCTAGATCATAGGACCTTAAATCGCTTAAGCTGAAACCTGGATTATCTATCAACCATCGCGCCATTCTTCCTCTTGCCTTCTTGGCGTAAAAGCTGATGACTTTCTCTTTGCCGTTCTTCGTATCTTTGAACACCGGAGTCACGATGGTAGCATTTACGAGCTTAGGTTTAACGGCCTTGAAATACTCATTTGAAGCGAGATTAACCACTACGTCATTCTTAGTTTCTAGAAGGTCGCGGTTCAGTTGCTCGGTGATGTCTGAGCCCCAAAACTGGTAGAGATTGTTGTATTCGTCGAAAGTGAACTTGGTGCCCATCTCAAGACGATAGGGCAGGATGTTGTCGAGAGGTCGTAATAAGCCATATAACCCGGACAGGATACGCAGCTTAGTTTGTGCCACATCGAGTCCAGGGCTTGATAGGCTATCCGCATCGAGACCGGTGTATACATCTCCGCGAAACGCAAATATCGCCTGCTTAGCTGAAGCATCTAAAGCAGGTGGCTGCCAGTTTTGAAAGCGCTCGAAGTTCAGTTTCGAAATGGCTTCGCTAACCGACATAAGCTTGGCGATGTGTTCGGCGCTTAGTAGTCTAAGGCCGCTGACTAGTTGCTCGGAACGCTTGTCGAAGCGAGTCTCTGAATGAGGGAACTGCGACGTATCTTGATCAAAATCAAGCGTCTTGGCGGGTGAAATTAAAATTAGCATGATGGCAACCCCTTAAGTTAGAAAGCCCATTTTATCATCAGAAGAGGGCCACCCTGAGTCATATTGTAATTAGAATCCAGCAAATCACCATAGTGGCTTACATTGATATCATTGAGCTGATAAGCCACTGCAACCGAAGCAGATTCCGTTACGCGGTAGCTCAAAGAAGCCTCGCTGAGTAGGATTCTCCCTTCATAGTCGTCAATATTAAATGACAGCCAGCCCGCTGATAGGTTTAGTAATAGCCGATCATCGAATGCATGTTTAGCTGTGAAGACAAGATTTGGCAAGGGGGCAAGCAGGTTGTCAGATGCCACACTCTGGCTTGCGACTACATCGCCATCTAACTGTCCTTCACCTGAAAGCTGGGCCTGCAATTCCATTGCATGGATGCCAACTCCTATTCCCAGAGCTGTGCTAGGCGTTTGATAAAAATCGTAGGTTAGGCGGGTAGCGAGGGTTTGTGACTTGAATTCGGTCTGCACTCGTGCACCGACCTCAAAGATCGTGCCGTTATACTCAACATCTGCAGTGAGGACCCTATCTCCTTGACTTCGATAGTCACTATAGCTGAGATCTACGCTGAAACGTTGGCTTAGCCTACGGCGGTAACTAAAGACAGCAGAGGTATCGCTGGTGTCGACGCCCAGCGTTTCGAGATTTAGACCTTCAGAGCTGTCAAGGTTTGAGGAGCTATCAATTCCTACATACGCAGACTGATAGAAAGCACCAAAAGATATCGAATTGGATCGTTCCATCGTTGGGTGGATGAAAGTATTCCCCAGTACGGGGAAGCTCAGCCCAGTAAAGAAAAGGGTTGTCAATATACCAAGCGCCCAATGTCGCATCCTGCTATTGCTCCTTTAGTATGCTTGACCACCACTGCAGGGGTTCACCTGAATCGCCGTCAAATACATTAGTATATGCCCA containing:
- a CDS encoding hydrogen peroxide-inducible genes activator, which translates into the protein MTLNELRYVVTLAEEQHFGRAAEKCFVSQPTLSIAIKKLEQELDVSLFERTRNQVCLTPVGQQIAQQARKVLSGALEIKQLATQGQDQLASPLKVGAILTVGPYLFPFCIPQLRAIAPKMPLVIEENYTAVLRKQLRDGALDVIIIALPFSEPDVIVEPLYDERFVVLLPADHPLTAKTEIVAGELADENILFLGGGHCFRDQVLAVDPVIQYSFEHRKEAMLGGEGSSIETLRHMVASGLGITILPASAADLSNYQAGMLEVRPFTAPEPTRTIALAYRASFTRREAVMALKQAALLCPLNKPQ
- the recG gene encoding ATP-dependent DNA helicase RecG; translation: MSIEQTSIARVPVGELKGVGKALTEKLAKIHIHSLQDILFHLPARYEDRTRVCPIGHIRLSDHVLIQAEVVSCEVVFGRRRALRIVVKDGSGQIALRFFRFGANLRQQLVPGTTLQAWGEARRGASSLEMYHPEMKIVAEGEPMPALADRLTAVYPTTEGLPQARMRSLADQALERLGSLDVDQLLPKSMTSSLRLPSLSEALQLIHKPTPDVSTRDLAEGSHPAIQRLVIEELIAHRLSMLKLRSEYRRKAALVLPRPNELEAKFLSQLSFKLTNAQARVVDEVSQDLSKPEAMLRLVQGDVGSGKTVVAVISALHAVAKGSQAVVMAPTEILAEQHYFSFKEWLEPLGVKVVWLAGKIGAKLRRETLVQIAEGSADLIVGTHAVFQPDVAYHQLALAVIDEQHRFGVDQRLALRQRGIESGCAPHQLIMTATPIPRTLAMTAYADLDCSVIDELPPGRTPIQTLLVSNQRRAEVVERVHAACSGGQQAYWVCTLIDESEVVEAEAAEETCQLLQAALPSLSIGLVHGRMKAAEKAQVMADFKAKKHHLLVATTVIEVGVDVPNASVMIIENPERLGLSQLHQLRGRVGRGTRESFCILMYSTPLSQNGKARLGVMRESTDGFVIAEKDLELRGAGELLGTRQTGDASFKIAHLERDSHHLDDVAELTEQFLQDYPERAQPLIDRWLAGAEVFANA
- a CDS encoding dicarboxylate/amino acid:cation symporter, whose protein sequence is MNLSLTSKILLAMLAGIALGLLMQLLGSLFPDNPITNFYGIWLADGLFDMGGQIFVNSLKLLVVPLVFVSLVCGTSSLGSNSRMGAIAFRTVGLYVITTCIAITLALFFANIVNPGDGISLELPGADAFSAKESPPLIDVVVGMFPSNPFAAMVEGNMLQVIVFAILFGVAVSQAGDFGTRVASTFNNFNEVIMKMVNILMNFAPYGVFCLLAKLFFTLDVGALGSLFWYIATLVFVLIFHATFVYGGLVKFIAGLSPLMFFKKMRPALSMGFSTASSNATMPVTMEVAEEKIGIHNSVASFTIPLGATINMDGTAIMQGVATVFIAQIYGIDIGLLGYLTVILTATLASIGTAGVPGVGLITLSMVLQQAGLPVEGVAIILGVDRLLDMIRTAINVSGDAAVSTVVAVKENKLNRDVFANAN
- a CDS encoding FAD-dependent oxidoreductase, yielding MSNQDAPLVIIGTGLAAYNLAREWRKRDSSTPLIMLTQDSGRSYSKPMLSTAFSKDKTAEGLTMADAGKMAEQLSATIHTFVSVDAIDTHKRVLSFDGTQLNYRDLVIAAGSETINLPIENTAQSKTFAVNDLEQFAEFQEAAKTAQRILIIGGGLIGCEYANDLLTTGAKISLVELQPTLLSNLCHEAIGNALVSQFTEEGIDLHLSTAVTAIREDKDGVVATLNNGTELAADIVLSAVGVRARTQLARQSGLACERGIQVDRELRSSVKHVYALGDCAEVDGHLLYYVMPLMQCVRALAQTLSGTPTAVSYPAMPVTIKTSRFPIVTNPPDTTPETPVHWQVEHVEGGVKALAYNVSGALIGFSLGGSSISEKASLAKSLPKVMA
- a CDS encoding chorismate lyase, with the protein product MWQPADKISSQLPQSIGRWLCERGSLTEQLSNWCRHDIRVSVLRQDWIKVMDEEALLLGISLDQGALVREVLLSSDTTPLVFARTVIPDSALKDSFEFIAELGDQPLGHWLFANPDVQRGEIEIQMAQPEQHQFETRHWGRRSLFSYGKRQILVAEYFLPSFVELLNA
- the ubiA gene encoding 4-hydroxybenzoate octaprenyltransferase; this translates as MLKRYIPANYLPYYHLMRVDRPIGTLLLLWPTYMALFLAAGGFPSWQNFAIFTLGVFLMRSAGCVINDYADRNVDGHVARTSQRPLASGIVKPGSALKLFAALIAMAFVVVLLTNPFTVLLSVGALLLASTYPFMKRYTHLPQVVLGAAFAWAVPMAFAAERNTIPPEAWLLYAIVVLWAVIYDTFYAMADYEDDLKIGVKSTAVLFGSMAPTIILGMQVAMIAMLLLLAHRFQLGVFFMAAIGITAGLFAYQQSLVRGDLPKPFEAFLNNHWIGLVLFVGIALTLLL
- the phoB gene encoding phosphate regulon transcriptional regulator PhoB, with protein sequence MNDDTRRLVLNKLKVLIVDDEAAIRDMVAMSLELSGFGCIQAENGLDALALIVDEKPDLALVDWMMPEMSGIELTRRLRRDGILNEMPVILLTAKAEEDNKISGLESGADDYITKPFSPRELIARIKSTLRRAGKLDAERSISVADLAIEPASQRVKIGTQTVKLGPIEYRLLYYFATHQDRVHSREQLLDKVWGANVYVEERTVDVHIRRLRKALSVDGHEDLIETVRGSGYLFNSKLTTE
- the phoR gene encoding phosphate regulon sensor histidine kinase PhoR, encoding MQATRYRGLIAELKRAAIIIGLCLLAGILLGQPLAGLVVGNIAYFFLLFREAKEFYRWFEGKSSALPEANQVLVDVAEAIHFIRASHRKTKRRLQQQLSRVEKSTSALADGVVVIAEGDCLQWWNAAAGSMLKLEARSDSGQAITNFVRDPSFFAYLEAKDYSRPFQLEPSGDGAQVLQLQVTQYGGNERLIVLRDVTHVTQLEQMRKDFVANVSHELRTPLTVLKGYFETFEDFGEMLPPNISKGLQQMSSQVERMNETVEDLMLLSRLDESDTLKTSGLLDLSALARRVMGAAQELSAERHEFLDEIEDGHNIMGVETELYSALSNIAFNAVKYSPDGGTIRFRLRIKGEKLSFGVKDEGVGIEPKHIPRLTERFYRADSSRNRKIGGTGLGLAITKHVLLRHQAEMKILSWPGKGSTFRAIFPRLKTSSELDPQSSARTKVGTAVDD
- the yaaA gene encoding peroxide stress protein YaaA, producing MLILISPAKTLDFDQDTSQFPHSETRFDKRSEQLVSGLRLLSAEHIAKLMSVSEAISKLNFERFQNWQPPALDASAKQAIFAFRGDVYTGLDADSLSSPGLDVAQTKLRILSGLYGLLRPLDNILPYRLEMGTKFTFDEYNNLYQFWGSDITEQLNRDLLETKNDVVVNLASNEYFKAVKPKLVNATIVTPVFKDTKNGKEKVISFYAKKARGRMARWLIDNPGFSLSDLRSYDLDGYVYSPDQSSTAVPTFVRAEL